The window ATATGAATTTCAAATTCATAAATGACATTCTTGAATAACAAGACATGATCAAAATGCATAACTTACatcttttaaaaataatataacattcttggaaaaaaaaacattcgtaataagtagtttataaaaaataaaaaggaaaacaatTACAACTATATGAACTATTCTTATCGTAATTAGTTTCCATTCAATAATTAGTTTCCATTTTGCATTCCATCTTCAAGAATCGCTTTCAAAATATCTTTGTTGAACTCTTATATTTACAATCAGAATCTCTAAGAATGAGATAACAATTACATATGAGAAACAAAAATCCATAAATCAATAATTATTGTAAACTATATTCCTAAATTGTTATAAACAGCTAAAATCCATGAGAAACAAAATCTTGAATTATTTAAGAGTGAGATAATAATTCTTGTAAAAAAATTGTTGAATTCTTTAAGATATGATAATAGTTTGCTACTATGAGATTCTTTAAGAATGACATAAATGTAAACTTGTAAAACCAACTTAGTGCATAGTGTTAGAAAAATAAACTAAGAAaaagtaaatataaaaaataattaaagttGAAATTGTCTTCAATATGACCCACTGATTTTACGAGGATATGACCATAACATTTTCAGTCATACAAATGTATACCTAAATTAAATGTACCAGCTTAGATATCCTTTTCATATCCTCTAAAAACGAACATACATTAAACTTTAACAATGGAATAACAATCAAACTTTCTAATGTCTtcaaaaatctttaaaaaaatttGAAGAAACTAATCAACCTTTAAACCTTACATTAGGTGCAGACCTTTAAAGACAAGAATCTTAGAGGATTTGATGAGTTCAGGAGCGTCCAAAAGACTAGTAACATGGTTATAAATCGGCATCTCAACAGCCACACCATCTTTAAGAGCCTTAACCTGTTCATACATAAGATCAAAGTCATTGACTTGTGGATCAAGTGCAGTCACTCCCTTCGCTTTCCTTCCAGTTCTGTCCAAAGATTGGTAATCATCTAGACATATAACTGTAGTTGTATCACTTATGAGTGTATTTGAGTCGGGATTCCCTCCTTTTGCAAGGGAAGCTGCACCATCGAACACATTATTCAATCTTTTCTTAAAGATTGTGCTCCCTAAATTTTAAAATTGTAAACAAAAATTCTTTATTCTTATAtaacattctttaagaattatATTTTTAGTGAAACATTTGGCAATAATATTTTTTTAcagaaaacatataaaaaaatcatTCAGATTTAACTTTTGGATTTCGTATGTCAAAATTCTTTGAGAATATCATAGTTACTGTGTGCCTTTGACTTTGAaagtaataataattataatgacTTCAATGCTGGAACTAAGCCCTAAATCGAGAAGACAAAGGTTAGGCGAGTCCTGTACTAATGCTTGCTCAAATGATGAAACCGAATAGAATCTAAGGATCCATCATACAACTGAGAACATTATATTtgcaatttcatccaaaaattaaCTTCAATGCTGGAACTAAGCCCTAAATCGAGAAGACAAAGGTTCAAAAAGAAACCAAAAAGCAAAATATTTTAGATATAAATCGAgattcatcaaaaaaaaaaaaaaatgagaaatctAGATTCAACCATAGTCATCATAATGAAATCGAGACATCAAGAGAGAAAGGAGATATATTACCTTATGAAATC of the Lactuca sativa cultivar Salinas chromosome 6, Lsat_Salinas_v11, whole genome shotgun sequence genome contains:
- the LOC111887488 gene encoding phosphoribulokinase, chloroplastic-like, producing MAMDTSILSGFVFLILIPKSLALSPYPTPFSSGIKNLSLSPSLPGSTIFKKRLNNVFDGAASLAKGGNPDSNTLISDTTTVICLDDYQSLDRTGRKAKGVTALDPQVNDFDLMYEQVKALKDGVAVEMPIYNHVTSLLDAPELIKSSKILVFKGLHLM